In the Nocardioides marmotae genome, GCGGCCGGCCGGACCGGTCTCGAGGAGGCCCTGCGCGACGTCGCGGGGTGGAGCGAGGCGGACCTGGTCCGGGCCTGGCGCTCGCGGCTGGCCGACCTGGCCGGCCTGTCAGACTCGACGGTGTGACGCCGACCGCCCGCCGACTCTCGTGGACGCTCGTCGGCGCCGGCGGAGCGGCTTTCGTCCTCCTCGCCTGGTGGCTCGTGCCGTGGGACCCGGTCCCGGGCGGGCCGGTCGAACCGGTCCGCGCCGAGGACTACTTCAGCGTCGCGCACCTCGCCCGGGCCGAGGAGTACTCCCGGTGGGCGCGGGTCCTCAGCTACTCCTCCCTCGCCGTCTCGCTCGCCGTCGCCTGCTACCTCGGCCTGAGCCGGCGGGGCCGCGCCTGGGCGCGGCGGGCCCCCGGCCCGTGGTGGGTCCAGGTCGTGGTCCTGGTGGCGGCCGTCGAGCTGGCCAGGCGGCTCGTCACGCTCCCGTTCGGCATCGCCTTCGAGCAGCGCCGCCGCGACTACGGGCTCTCGACGCGGTCGTGGGCCGGGTACGCCGCCGACCTCGTCCGCAACGAGGTGCTCGGCATCGGGGTGGCCTCGATCGCGCTGCTCGTGGTCATCGGCCTGGCGCGGTGGCTGCCGCGGGCCTGGCCGGCGGTCGCGGGGCTGCTCGTCGCGGCGCTGGTCGTCCTCGGCTCGTTCGTCTACCCCGTCGTCGTCGAGCCGGCGTTCAACTCCTTCGAGCCGCTCGCGGACGGCCCGCTGCGGCAGGGCATCGAGGAGCTGGCGGACGCGGAGGGCGTGGAGATCGGGGACGTGCTCGTGGCGGACGCCTCGCGGCGCACGTCGACGCTCAACGCCTACGTCTCGGGCTTCGGGGCGAGCCGGCGGGTGGTGCTCTACGACACGCTGGTCGAGGACCTGCCGGTCGACCAGGCGCTCTCGGTGGTGGCGCACGAGCTGGCGCACGCGAAGCACGACGACGTGGTCGTCGGCACGGTGCTGGGCGCTGCGAGCGCCGTCGCGGGGGTGGGCCTGCTGGCGCTGTGCCTGGGCTGGTTCGGCCGGCGCGGGTGGCCGGCGGTGAGCGAGGCGGCGGTGGCCCCGCTGGCCCTCGCGCTCTTCGCGGTCGGGGGCTTCCTGGCGAGCCCGGTGCAGAACGGGATCAGCCGCCAGGTCGAGACCCGGGCCGACGTCGACGCGCTGCGGGTGACGCGGGATCCCGACGCGTTCGTCGGGCTGCAGGTGCGGCTGGCGGAGAAGTCGCTGGCCGACCCGACTCCGCCCGGCCTGGCTCACTGGTGGTTCGGGAGCCATCCCGGGGTGCTCGACCGGTTCGGGCGCGCGCGCTGATCCAAAGCGCGATCGGGGGCCGCGTGGAACGCGGCCCCCGATGCAGGTACCTCATTGAGCAACTGCCGGTGATGCTGCGCCTAGATCCTGGCACCCGGCGCAGCGACGGCACGACGATGAACGCAGCAATGCCGTGGTCTGCACTCCGTACGCGACGGCCCAGGGGCCCTGCTCACTTCGCGTGAACCTCCAGAGCTGTTCGATGGCAGTCGCGACGTCGCATTCTCAGCAGGTTGCGGCGATGTTGGAGTTGCCGCCCCTGATCGAGGCGCACGTGTCCGCGAACGCCTCCTTGAC is a window encoding:
- a CDS encoding M48 family metallopeptidase; protein product: MTPTARRLSWTLVGAGGAAFVLLAWWLVPWDPVPGGPVEPVRAEDYFSVAHLARAEEYSRWARVLSYSSLAVSLAVACYLGLSRRGRAWARRAPGPWWVQVVVLVAAVELARRLVTLPFGIAFEQRRRDYGLSTRSWAGYAADLVRNEVLGIGVASIALLVVIGLARWLPRAWPAVAGLLVAALVVLGSFVYPVVVEPAFNSFEPLADGPLRQGIEELADAEGVEIGDVLVADASRRTSTLNAYVSGFGASRRVVLYDTLVEDLPVDQALSVVAHELAHAKHDDVVVGTVLGAASAVAGVGLLALCLGWFGRRGWPAVSEAAVAPLALALFAVGGFLASPVQNGISRQVETRADVDALRVTRDPDAFVGLQVRLAEKSLADPTPPGLAHWWFGSHPGVLDRFGRAR